The following proteins come from a genomic window of Streptomyces sp. NBC_00539:
- a CDS encoding HAMP domain-containing sensor histidine kinase: protein MSPVDRFRALPLRSRLALLVTVAVAVAVAAVAVVSWFMVRTQLRDQLDSSLRSTNASAQANQTLSEVGCREKVPGAIVNNLSAQVQIVLPAGGRCWVDGKNTLPVTAYDLEVAQGRRGPVLYDGRTTEGTPVRVYTQPVNVSGPVGGTVAISVAKPLADVDRPLSTLAWVLLFVSGVGVVGAGVAGLWVARTGLRPVDELTGAVEHIARTEDLTVRIPDEGDDEIARLSRSFNSMTAALASSRDRQAQLIADAGHELRTPLTSLRTNIELLARSEETGRAIPPQDRKELLASVKAQMTELAALIGDLQELSRPDAAAHVRLEVVALHDIAQTALARARLRGPELVFGSDLRPWYVRGEAAALERAVVNLLDNAVKFSPPGGAVEVALRGGELTVRDHGPGVPADDLPHVFERFWRSPSARALPGSGLGLSIVARTADRAGGSAELRAPADGGPGTEAVLRIPGAPTPPPAPPAAPPTSPPAPPPPSSVVPDQ, encoded by the coding sequence ATGAGCCCGGTCGACCGGTTCCGTGCCCTGCCGCTGCGCTCCCGGCTGGCGCTGCTGGTGACCGTAGCGGTGGCGGTGGCGGTGGCGGCCGTCGCCGTCGTCAGCTGGTTCATGGTCCGTACGCAGCTGCGGGACCAGCTCGACAGCTCCCTGCGCTCCACCAACGCCAGCGCGCAGGCCAACCAGACCCTGTCGGAGGTCGGCTGCCGCGAGAAGGTGCCCGGCGCCATCGTCAACAACCTGAGCGCCCAGGTGCAGATCGTCCTGCCCGCGGGCGGGCGGTGCTGGGTGGACGGCAAGAACACCCTCCCCGTGACCGCGTACGACCTCGAGGTCGCCCAGGGCCGGCGCGGGCCCGTGCTGTACGACGGCCGCACCACCGAGGGCACGCCGGTGCGCGTGTACACCCAGCCGGTGAACGTCAGTGGGCCGGTCGGCGGAACCGTGGCCATCTCCGTCGCCAAACCGCTCGCCGACGTCGACAGGCCGCTGTCCACCCTGGCCTGGGTGCTGCTGTTCGTCTCGGGCGTCGGCGTGGTCGGCGCGGGCGTGGCGGGGCTGTGGGTGGCGCGGACGGGTCTGCGGCCGGTCGACGAACTCACCGGCGCCGTGGAGCACATCGCGCGCACCGAGGACCTCACCGTTCGGATCCCGGACGAGGGCGACGACGAGATCGCCCGCCTGTCGCGGTCGTTCAACTCGATGACGGCTGCCCTGGCCTCGTCCCGGGACCGGCAGGCCCAGCTCATCGCGGACGCCGGGCACGAGCTGCGCACTCCGCTGACCTCTCTGCGGACCAACATCGAACTGCTGGCGCGCAGCGAGGAGACCGGCCGGGCCATCCCGCCGCAGGACCGCAAGGAGCTGCTGGCCTCGGTCAAGGCGCAGATGACGGAGCTGGCGGCGCTGATCGGGGACCTCCAGGAGCTGTCCCGGCCGGATGCCGCGGCCCACGTACGCCTGGAGGTGGTGGCCCTGCACGACATCGCGCAGACCGCGCTGGCCCGGGCGCGCCTGCGCGGTCCCGAACTCGTCTTCGGTTCGGACCTGCGGCCCTGGTACGTACGGGGCGAGGCGGCCGCGCTGGAGCGGGCGGTGGTCAACCTGCTGGACAACGCCGTGAAGTTCAGCCCGCCGGGCGGCGCGGTGGAAGTGGCGCTGCGGGGCGGGGAGCTGACCGTACGGGACCACGGGCCCGGCGTCCCGGCCGACGACCTCCCGCACGTCTTCGAGCGGTTCTGGCGCTCCCCGTCGGCCCGTGCCCTGCCCGGCAGCGGGCTGGGCCTGTCGATCGTGGCCCGTACGGCGGACCGTGCGGGCGGGAGTGCCGAGCTGCGGGCGCCGGCGGACGGCGGCCCGGGCACGGAGGCGGTGCTCCGCATCCCGGGCGCCCCGACCCCGCCGCCCGCGCCGCCCGCCGCGCCGCCGACGTCGCCACCCGCGCCGCCGCCGCCGTCGTCAGTTGTGCCGGATCAGTGA
- a CDS encoding phosphatidylinositol-specific phospholipase C — MALDRRGFLTGALAAGAGAAMTLGTAAPASARTAPAARAALGTQDWMAGLADSTPLQRMTIPGTHDSGATKGGLYVACQNTSIAQQLDSGIRFLDVRCRVTGGSFAIHHAAFFQDLMFGDVLVACWNFLAAHPSETVLMRVKQEYSGESDATFRAVFDDYLDNRGWRPLFRIADALPASLGQARGKVVLLADNGGLPGLRYGDGNVFDIQDDYNAEPFAKRGKIEDQFRRAAGQPGKLFVNYTSTAAYMPPRWNSDRLNPQVHGFVDGAELAGRIGLGIVPMDFPNTRSGLVASLIRHN; from the coding sequence ATGGCACTGGATCGGCGTGGATTCCTCACCGGGGCGCTGGCGGCGGGCGCGGGCGCCGCGATGACCCTGGGGACCGCGGCCCCGGCATCGGCCCGGACGGCCCCCGCCGCGCGCGCCGCGCTCGGCACCCAGGACTGGATGGCCGGCCTCGCCGACTCCACCCCGCTCCAACGGATGACGATCCCCGGCACCCACGACTCGGGCGCCACCAAGGGCGGCCTCTACGTCGCCTGCCAGAACACCTCGATCGCCCAGCAGCTCGACTCCGGCATCCGGTTCCTCGACGTCCGCTGCCGCGTCACCGGCGGCTCCTTCGCCATCCACCACGCGGCGTTCTTCCAGGACCTGATGTTCGGCGACGTCCTCGTGGCCTGCTGGAACTTCCTCGCCGCGCACCCTTCCGAGACCGTCCTGATGCGGGTCAAGCAGGAGTACTCGGGCGAGAGCGACGCGACCTTCCGGGCCGTCTTCGACGACTACCTCGACAACCGCGGCTGGCGCCCCCTGTTCCGGATAGCCGACGCCCTGCCCGCCTCGCTCGGGCAGGCCCGCGGGAAGGTGGTGCTGCTCGCCGACAACGGCGGGCTGCCGGGTCTGCGCTACGGCGACGGCAACGTCTTCGACATCCAGGACGACTACAACGCCGAGCCGTTCGCCAAACGGGGCAAGATCGAGGACCAGTTCCGCCGGGCCGCGGGGCAGCCCGGCAAGCTCTTCGTGAACTACACCAGCACCGCCGCGTACATGCCGCCCCGCTGGAACTCCGACCGGCTCAATCCGCAGGTCCACGGCTTTGTCGACGGCGCGGAGTTGGCCGGCCGGATCGGGCTCGGCATCGTCCCCATGGACTTCCCGAACACCCGCTCCGGCCTGGTCGCCTCACTGATCCGGCACAACTGA
- a CDS encoding TetR/AcrR family transcriptional regulator, with amino-acid sequence MGNREDLLAGARRCLEEKGYLRTTVRDIASAAQVSMAAIGYHFGSREALLNQALSAAMDEWAASAGRLAGQGDTAAERYADMWDRKIADFGEMRWLWTASVEAFVHAQSSPPLLAVLAEDQRRSRRMVAAQWRGVPQEEVAEEDVRGLGSVHLALLTGVMVQCLTDPEQAPNGRELAQGLRAMAELLER; translated from the coding sequence ATGGGAAATCGCGAGGACCTGCTGGCCGGAGCGCGCCGCTGCCTGGAGGAGAAGGGGTACCTGCGCACCACCGTGCGCGACATCGCATCGGCCGCGCAGGTGAGCATGGCCGCCATCGGCTACCACTTCGGATCGCGTGAGGCCCTGCTCAACCAGGCGCTGTCCGCGGCCATGGACGAATGGGCGGCCTCGGCCGGCCGGCTCGCCGGACAGGGGGACACCGCCGCCGAGCGCTACGCCGACATGTGGGACCGCAAGATCGCGGACTTCGGCGAGATGCGCTGGCTGTGGACGGCCTCCGTCGAGGCCTTCGTGCACGCGCAGTCCTCGCCCCCGCTGCTCGCGGTCCTCGCCGAAGACCAGCGCCGCTCCCGCCGGATGGTCGCGGCCCAGTGGCGGGGCGTGCCGCAGGAGGAGGTCGCGGAGGAGGACGTACGGGGCCTCGGGTCGGTGCACCTCGCGCTGCTGACCGGGGTGATGGTCCAGTGCCTCACCGACCCGGAGCAGGCGCCGAACGGGCGCGAGCTCGCCCAAGGCCTGCGCGCCATGGCCGAGTTGCTCGAAAGATGA
- a CDS encoding alpha/beta fold hydrolase: MRHTLTIDGRALSYLDFGGPGRPLLALHGGMSEGLAFAGLAAVLGDGWRVIAPDQRGHGDSDRAADYGRAGYIGDAVALLDHLGLDEPVAVLGYSLGGITAYQLAAAHPGRVCALVNVDATVQIVPDTAGGLFTFLGGMRYTAPTREELLAAAGPVGSRFVEQALRPLPGGGGWRLPFHPQDMTDSAEACRGDHWDSWLASTCPALLIHGTRSQTLRKDTADAMFTRRPGTSYTPLDGDHFVPFTDPDGFHEAVRKFLAGL, translated from the coding sequence ATGCGCCACACGCTGACGATCGACGGCCGCGCCTTGTCCTACCTCGACTTCGGCGGCCCCGGCCGCCCGCTCCTCGCGCTGCACGGGGGCATGTCCGAGGGCCTCGCCTTCGCCGGCCTCGCCGCCGTGCTCGGCGACGGGTGGCGGGTCATCGCCCCCGACCAGCGCGGGCACGGCGACTCCGACCGGGCCGCCGACTACGGCCGCGCCGGGTACATCGGCGACGCCGTCGCGCTCCTCGACCACCTCGGCCTGGACGAGCCCGTCGCCGTACTCGGCTACTCCCTCGGCGGGATCACCGCCTACCAGCTGGCCGCCGCCCACCCCGGCCGGGTCTGCGCCCTGGTCAACGTGGACGCCACCGTGCAGATCGTCCCCGACACCGCGGGAGGGCTCTTCACCTTCCTCGGGGGCATGCGGTACACCGCCCCCACCCGGGAGGAACTCCTCGCCGCGGCCGGGCCGGTGGGCTCCCGGTTCGTCGAACAGGCGCTGCGCCCGCTCCCCGGCGGCGGGGGCTGGCGGCTGCCGTTCCACCCGCAGGACATGACCGACTCCGCCGAGGCCTGCCGCGGCGACCACTGGGACAGCTGGCTCGCGAGCACCTGTCCGGCCCTGCTGATCCACGGCACCCGCAGCCAGACGCTCCGGAAGGACACCGCCGACGCCATGTTCACCCGGCGGCCCGGGACCTCGTACACACCCCTCGACGGGGACCACTTCGTGCCGTTCACCGACCCGGACGGCTTCCACGAGGCCGTCCGGAAGTTCCTCGCCGGACTCTGA
- a CDS encoding bifunctional metallophosphatase/5'-nucleotidase translates to MSATPQRHRRARRLTFTALALTAGAGAMVAAALPAGAASGGGAAKSRTVDVQMLSFNDFHGTLEPPQGSSGTVSERQADGTTKAIPAGGVEYMASALREARKGHEYSVTAAAGDMIGASPMMSGMFHDEPTIEALNKLGLDVTSVGNHEFDEGKTELRRMAYGGCHPVDGCFEYGKTFGGSQFQYLAANVTDEKTKRPLMSPTFIWKKGDVKIGFIGVTLEGTPDVVTAEGVKGLKFGDEVETINKYANELNKQGVKSIVALIHEGGLPASGAYNYDCDAPGAGAGVSGAIVDIAKNVDPKVDALVTGHTHQAYACNIPDPAGNPRMVTSAASYGRLFTDTTLTYDRQTKDIVRTPVSSPKPVQKVVSRDLPKAGDMTELIQRWNALAAPIASRPEGYISADVPGRGSEAPEKPLGDLIADAQLEALAPADKGGAQLAIMNPGGIRADLAYKAAGNEGDGVVTYGESYTVQPFTNMMNVVDLTGAQLITALQQQVSGPVNGPNPKILQVSKGFTYTLDMTKAGVDRVVVDSVRLNGTAIDPAKTYRVAMNEFLAGGGDGFTVLKEHKNKLVGASDLECFNAYLNKSSAAAPIAPPAADRITVVK, encoded by the coding sequence ATGTCAGCGACGCCACAACGGCACCGCCGAGCCCGCCGGTTGACCTTCACCGCCCTCGCCCTCACGGCGGGGGCCGGCGCGATGGTCGCCGCCGCCCTTCCGGCCGGTGCCGCGAGTGGTGGCGGTGCGGCCAAGAGCCGCACCGTCGACGTGCAGATGCTGTCGTTCAACGACTTCCACGGCACGCTGGAGCCCCCGCAGGGCTCGTCCGGCACCGTGAGCGAACGGCAGGCCGACGGCACCACCAAGGCCATACCCGCAGGCGGCGTCGAGTACATGGCGTCGGCCCTGCGCGAGGCCCGCAAGGGCCACGAGTACTCGGTCACCGCCGCGGCCGGCGACATGATCGGCGCCAGCCCGATGATGTCCGGCATGTTCCACGACGAGCCGACCATCGAGGCGCTGAACAAGCTGGGGCTGGACGTCACCAGCGTCGGCAACCACGAGTTCGACGAGGGCAAGACCGAGCTCCGCCGTATGGCGTACGGCGGTTGCCACCCCGTGGACGGCTGCTTCGAGTATGGCAAGACGTTCGGTGGATCGCAGTTCCAGTACCTCGCGGCCAATGTGACGGACGAGAAGACCAAGCGTCCGTTGATGTCGCCCACCTTCATCTGGAAGAAGGGGGACGTGAAGATCGGCTTCATCGGCGTGACCCTGGAGGGCACGCCGGACGTCGTGACCGCCGAGGGGGTCAAGGGCCTCAAGTTCGGTGACGAGGTCGAGACGATCAACAAGTACGCCAACGAGCTGAACAAGCAGGGCGTGAAGTCGATCGTCGCGCTGATCCACGAGGGCGGTCTGCCCGCGAGCGGCGCGTACAACTACGACTGCGACGCGCCCGGCGCGGGCGCGGGCGTCTCGGGTGCCATCGTCGACATCGCCAAGAACGTCGACCCGAAGGTCGACGCGCTGGTGACGGGCCACACGCACCAGGCGTACGCCTGCAACATCCCGGACCCGGCGGGCAACCCGCGCATGGTGACCTCGGCGGCCTCCTACGGCCGGCTGTTCACGGACACCACCCTCACCTACGACCGGCAGACCAAGGACATCGTCCGTACGCCGGTCAGCTCGCCCAAGCCGGTCCAGAAGGTCGTCAGCCGTGACCTGCCGAAGGCGGGCGACATGACCGAGCTGATCCAGCGCTGGAACGCGCTCGCCGCGCCCATCGCGAGCCGCCCCGAGGGCTACATCTCGGCGGACGTGCCGGGCCGTGGTTCGGAGGCGCCGGAGAAGCCGCTCGGTGACCTGATCGCCGATGCCCAGCTGGAGGCGCTCGCGCCGGCCGACAAGGGGGGTGCGCAGCTCGCGATCATGAACCCGGGCGGTATCCGCGCGGACCTGGCCTACAAGGCCGCCGGTAACGAGGGCGACGGCGTGGTGACGTACGGGGAGTCGTACACCGTCCAGCCGTTCACCAACATGATGAACGTGGTCGACCTGACCGGTGCCCAGCTGATCACCGCTCTCCAGCAGCAGGTGTCCGGGCCGGTCAACGGCCCCAACCCGAAGATCCTGCAGGTCTCCAAGGGCTTTACGTACACGCTGGACATGACGAAGGCGGGCGTGGACCGCGTCGTCGTGGACTCGGTGCGGCTGAACGGCACAGCGATCGACCCCGCCAAGACCTACCGGGTCGCGATGAACGAGTTCCTCGCGGGCGGCGGCGACGGCTTCACCGTCCTCAAGGAGCACAAGAACAAGCTGGTCGGCGCGTCCGACCTGGAGTGCTTCAACGCGTACCTGAACAAGTCCTCGGCGGCGGCCCCGATCGCCCCGCCGGCGGCGGACCGGATCACGGTCGTCAAGTAG
- the mshD gene encoding mycothiol synthase, producing MTDAAAALEPGRQIDILDELTGEQADAVLALIADAARSDGTTAVSEQGRLQLRGGRREGIRHFLLTDRERLAGYGQLEDTDPVEAPAAELVVDPSLRGRGHGRALGSALLAASGKRIRVWAHGGKPAARHLAQVLGLTLFRELRQLRRPLGPEAPRLPEAALPPGVTVRTFVPGADDAAWLAANAAAFAHHPEQGALTQRDLDDRMGQTWFDPKGFFLAERDGELIGFHWTKVHADERLGEVYVVGVRPGAQGGGLGKALTAIGLRHLAEAGLPTAMLYVDADNPAALAVYEGLGFTTHEVDLMYRTES from the coding sequence ATGACTGACGCAGCAGCGGCCCTTGAGCCGGGACGGCAGATTGACATCCTCGACGAGCTGACGGGGGAACAGGCCGACGCGGTACTGGCCCTGATCGCTGACGCGGCGCGGAGCGACGGCACCACCGCCGTGTCCGAACAGGGCCGGCTCCAACTCCGCGGCGGCCGCCGCGAGGGCATCCGGCACTTCCTCCTCACCGACAGGGAACGGCTCGCCGGATACGGGCAACTGGAGGACACCGACCCGGTGGAGGCCCCCGCCGCCGAACTCGTCGTTGACCCCTCACTGCGCGGCCGCGGCCACGGCCGGGCCCTCGGCTCGGCCCTGCTCGCCGCCTCCGGCAAGCGGATCCGGGTGTGGGCGCACGGCGGCAAGCCCGCCGCCCGCCACCTCGCCCAGGTACTCGGCCTGACCCTCTTCCGCGAACTGCGCCAGCTGCGCCGTCCCCTCGGCCCCGAGGCGCCGCGGCTTCCCGAAGCGGCCCTGCCGCCCGGCGTCACCGTCCGCACCTTCGTCCCCGGCGCCGACGACGCGGCCTGGCTCGCCGCGAACGCCGCCGCCTTCGCCCACCACCCCGAGCAGGGCGCCCTGACCCAGCGCGACCTGGACGACCGGATGGGCCAGACCTGGTTCGACCCCAAGGGCTTCTTCCTCGCCGAGCGCGACGGCGAGCTGATCGGCTTCCACTGGACGAAGGTCCACGCCGACGAGCGGCTCGGCGAGGTCTACGTCGTCGGGGTCCGCCCCGGCGCCCAGGGCGGCGGCCTCGGCAAGGCACTCACCGCGATCGGCCTGCGCCACCTCGCCGAGGCGGGCCTGCCCACCGCCATGCTGTACGTCGACGCCGACAACCCGGCCGCCCTGGCCGTCTACGAGGGCCTCGGCTTCACCACCCACGAGGTGGACCTGATGTACCGCACGGAGAGCTGA